In the Pseudodesulfovibrio alkaliphilus genome, one interval contains:
- a CDS encoding hybrid sensor histidine kinase/response regulator, which yields MTYLMPLVFLVLVCLAPSPGLAEMAKKNVLYLNSYHRGYKWSDDIFDGIRSVLEAGPYKIDLQIEYMDAKKYNYEDVTGMLLRLYKEKFRGERFDVVLVSDNDAFNFARHYRDELFPGVPLVFCGVNALAPEELAVGNITGVNEHFDLSLTLDVARRLHPDKRHMVVVGDASTAGLAIKQQVEEAVSSYGPDLSVDYWTHISLAEVLARVAKLPSETFLFFIPYYQTMGDNFYTAEEVVSAIYTHSSVPIYTAWEFLIGHGAVGGHVLSGFLHGQTAAAMALDILAGRSTDSIKVLYDVGGEFVFDHIAMTRLGLTEGMLPRGSRIINAPKAFYEMPKELFWTIMVSFALLLVVTVFLVFAMLERRKVERKIKDQLAFQETLMDTVPQLLSWKDMNGRYLGANRAFAEFFGHGDSSSIVSRTTSEVIDDLEYVRWAMAGDQQAMHDPEAVRKVRRKLADGSGAQAWLEVNKVPIRDQSGRVVGVLSTAENITKEHNLEKQLLQSQKMEAIGTLAGGIAHDFNNILTSIINSTELALSDVEPDSVTRRDLERVLKAARRGGRVVKQILAFSRPSTEGFRPTDAGAVVAEALGLLEASMPSNIEVRSRVAPDLPCVLADPTQLHQVAMNLFTNAFHALRETGGVIEARVGQMALAEDEATAMGIEPGEHVCLCIEDNGPGIPPEILDKIFDPFFSTKDKTEGTGLGLAVVHGIVRSHRGGLRVLPKPGGGIVFEVFLPLAEGIDSESPARPTGPVLPGGRILFVEDDRDQLESTPRLLESMGYRVTAADAPDQALALAEALPCPFDLLITDYDMPGMSGTQLARRLGEIAPLLPVVLVSGREDAASAAVLLPNIRQVVIKPYDKDDLAAAIAGALKVTK from the coding sequence ATGACATACCTGATGCCCCTTGTCTTCCTGGTTCTCGTCTGCCTGGCTCCGTCGCCGGGGCTGGCCGAAATGGCCAAGAAGAACGTCCTCTACCTCAATTCCTACCATCGTGGCTACAAGTGGTCCGACGACATTTTCGACGGCATACGCTCGGTGCTGGAGGCGGGGCCGTACAAGATCGACCTCCAAATCGAGTACATGGATGCCAAGAAATACAATTACGAGGATGTCACGGGAATGCTCCTGCGCCTGTACAAGGAGAAGTTCCGTGGAGAGCGGTTCGACGTGGTGCTGGTTTCGGACAACGATGCCTTCAATTTCGCCCGGCATTATCGCGATGAGCTTTTTCCAGGCGTCCCGCTTGTCTTTTGCGGGGTCAACGCCCTTGCGCCCGAAGAACTCGCCGTGGGCAACATCACGGGCGTGAATGAACATTTCGACCTCTCCCTGACTCTGGATGTGGCCCGCAGGCTCCACCCGGACAAGCGTCACATGGTGGTGGTGGGCGATGCCTCCACGGCCGGGCTGGCCATCAAGCAGCAGGTGGAGGAGGCCGTGTCCTCCTATGGCCCCGATCTCTCGGTGGATTACTGGACGCACATCTCGCTTGCCGAAGTCCTGGCCCGCGTGGCCAAGCTTCCGTCGGAGACCTTTCTCTTCTTCATTCCCTATTATCAGACCATGGGCGATAACTTCTACACCGCAGAAGAGGTGGTCTCCGCCATTTACACCCATTCGAGCGTTCCCATCTATACGGCATGGGAGTTTCTCATCGGGCATGGAGCTGTGGGCGGCCATGTGCTTTCCGGTTTCCTGCACGGTCAGACCGCTGCGGCCATGGCCCTTGACATCCTGGCCGGCAGATCGACCGACAGCATCAAGGTGCTCTATGATGTCGGGGGCGAGTTCGTCTTCGACCACATCGCCATGACCCGGTTGGGCCTGACCGAGGGCATGCTGCCTCGCGGCAGTCGGATCATCAACGCGCCCAAGGCGTTCTACGAGATGCCCAAGGAACTGTTCTGGACCATCATGGTCAGCTTCGCCCTGCTGCTGGTGGTCACTGTGTTCCTGGTTTTCGCCATGCTTGAGCGGCGCAAGGTGGAGCGCAAGATCAAGGATCAGCTCGCCTTCCAGGAAACCCTCATGGACACCGTGCCCCAACTGCTTTCGTGGAAGGATATGAACGGCCGCTACCTCGGGGCCAATCGCGCCTTTGCCGAGTTCTTCGGCCATGGCGACTCCTCGTCCATCGTCTCCAGGACCACCAGCGAGGTCATTGACGACCTGGAGTATGTGCGCTGGGCCATGGCCGGAGACCAGCAGGCCATGCACGATCCGGAGGCGGTGCGCAAGGTGCGGCGAAAGCTGGCGGACGGATCAGGGGCTCAGGCATGGCTCGAAGTCAACAAAGTGCCCATTCGCGACCAGTCGGGCAGGGTGGTGGGTGTGCTGAGTACGGCGGAGAACATCACCAAGGAACACAATCTTGAAAAACAGCTTCTCCAGTCGCAGAAGATGGAGGCCATCGGCACGTTGGCCGGAGGGATAGCGCATGATTTCAATAATATATTGACTTCAATAATCAATTCCACAGAGCTGGCCTTGAGCGATGTGGAGCCGGATTCGGTGACGCGCCGCGACCTGGAGCGGGTGCTCAAGGCCGCCCGGCGCGGCGGACGTGTGGTCAAGCAGATCCTCGCCTTCAGCCGCCCGTCCACCGAGGGGTTCCGGCCCACGGACGCAGGCGCGGTGGTTGCCGAGGCCCTGGGGCTGCTGGAGGCGTCCATGCCGAGCAACATCGAGGTCCGCTCCCGGGTGGCCCCGGATCTGCCCTGCGTACTGGCCGACCCCACCCAGCTGCATCAGGTGGCCATGAATCTATTCACCAACGCCTTCCACGCCCTTCGCGAGACCGGCGGGGTCATTGAGGCGCGTGTCGGCCAGATGGCTCTCGCCGAGGACGAGGCGACGGCCATGGGCATTGAACCGGGCGAACATGTATGCCTGTGCATTGAGGACAACGGGCCGGGCATTCCGCCGGAGATATTGGACAAGATCTTTGACCCCTTTTTCTCCACCAAGGACAAGACCGAGGGTACCGGGCTGGGACTGGCCGTTGTCCACGGCATAGTCAGGAGCCACAGGGGCGGATTGCGGGTTCTGCCCAAGCCGGGCGGAGGCATTGTCTTCGAGGTTTTCCTGCCCCTGGCCGAGGGCATTGATTCGGAGAGCCCGGCGCGGCCGACCGGCCCGGTCCTGCCCGGGGGCCGCATCCTCTTCGTGGAGGACGACCGGGATCAGTTGGAGTCTACTCCCCGCCTACTCGAATCCATGGGCTACCGCGTTACCGCGGCAGACGCCCCGGATCAGGCCCTGGCCCTGGCCGAGGCCCTGCCGTGCCCCTTTGACCTGCTCATCACCGATTATGACATGCCGGGCATGAGCGGCACACAGTTGGCCAGACGGCTGGGGGAGATAGCTCCGCTTCTGCCGGTGGTCCTGGTTTCCGGGCGCGAGGATGCGGCATCTGCGGCCGTCCTCTTGCCCAATATCCGGCAGGTGGTTATCAAGCCCTACGACAAGGACGATCTCGCGGCCGCCATAGCGGGCGCGCTCAAGGTAACGAAGTGA